From the genome of Epinephelus moara isolate mb chromosome 10, YSFRI_EMoa_1.0, whole genome shotgun sequence, one region includes:
- the LOC126396983 gene encoding transmembrane protein 275-like: MVLPDKTSRPSASKKVPKQRALGHQSLPSPALCCACGLCIMLAGINITLVGAFAFGTFVPTGNPPIIIGPLLLLIALAFFTACCVVSRRPPAHMARTAKGGEKWGLMRMGTAAFEMETSEHTLQDTTAVQLSPTNSPSTSHKSSSSHGGDAAPPPAGCQDGAGELHVSEMSDMGVTGDNTTLISDSKAITATQMLPALNTSST, encoded by the coding sequence ATGGTGCTACCTGACAAAACCTCCAGACCATCTGCCTCCAAGAAGGTCCCCAAGCAGCGGGCCCTGGGGCACCAGAGCCTTCCCTCCCCAGCCCTGTGCTGCGCCTGTGGCCTGTGCATCATGCTGGCTGGCATCAACATCACCCTGGTGGGAGCCTTTGCCTTTGGCACCTTCGTCCCTACTGGCAACCCCCCCATCATCATCGGGCCTCTCCTTCTATTGATAGCCCTGGCCTTCTTCACAGCGTGCTGCGTGGTCAGCAGGAGGCCCCCAGCCCACATGGCCCGCACGGCCAAAGGAGGTGAGAAGTGGGGGCTGATGCGAATGGGGACGGCAGCGTTTGAGATGGAGACCAGCGAGCACACGCTGCAGGACACCACCGCTGTCCAGCTCAGCCCCACCAactccccctccacctctcacAAGTCCAGCTCCAGCCACGGGGGCGATGCTGCTCCTCCGCCTGCTGGCTGCCAGGATGGAGCCGGTGAGCTGCATGTGTCAGAGATGTCTGACATGGGTGTCACTGGAGATAACACCACCTTGATCTCTGACAGCAAGGCCATCACTGCCACACAGATGCTGCCTGCTTTGAACACTTCCTCTACGTAG